From the genome of Papilio machaon chromosome 9, ilPapMach1.1, whole genome shotgun sequence, one region includes:
- the LOC106713217 gene encoding ATP synthase lipid-binding protein, mitochondrial, which produces MLSAARLIAPAARSAIFSNTALVRPLAAATTQKQIVPVAAPAQMPAIRAFQTTAVTKDIDSAAKFIGAGAATVGVAGSGAGIGTVFGSLIIGYARNPSLKQQLFSYAILGFALSEAMGLFCLMMAFLLLFAF; this is translated from the exons atgctGTCTGCTGCCAGATTGATCGCCCCTGCAGCTAGGTCTGCC ATCTTCAGCAACACAGCACTTGTGAGGCCCCTGGCTGCAGCGACCACACAGAAACAGATTGTGCCTGTGGCGGCGCCAGCCCAGATGCCCGCCATCCGGGCTTTCCAGACCACAGCTGTCACCAAGGACATTGACTCCGCCGCTAAGTTCATTGGTGCTGGTGCAGCGACAGTAGGAGTAGCTGGCTCCG GAGCGGGTATCGGAACAGTGTTTGGTTCCCTCATCATCGGTTATGCCAGGAACCCCTCCCTCAAGCAACAGCTCTTCTCATACGCCATCTTGGGCTTTGCCCTGTCAGAAGCTATGGGTCTCTTCTGTCTTATGATGGCCTTCTTGCTGCTGTTTGCTTTCTAA